In Anticarsia gemmatalis isolate Benzon Research Colony breed Stoneville strain chromosome 4, ilAntGemm2 primary, whole genome shotgun sequence, one DNA window encodes the following:
- the LOC142987845 gene encoding acyl-CoA Delta(11) desaturase-like encodes MGITLGPHRLWTHKTYKAKLPLQFVLVILATMPFQGSVIHWSRDHRLHHKYSDTDVDPHNARRGFFFSHIGWLLVKKQPQVIAQGRSIDMSDLQNHPLLSFQHRYYIPLALFFCFFLPSTLPLLWGEKLWSAFFVAGMLRLVLSQHATFLINSAAHTWGVKPYDKGILPAEHKLIAILTTGEGLHNFHHTFPWDYRAGELGGYWTNPTWLVLDLLSKVGLAYDFKTVSAEMIEKRVKRTGDGSHPGWALEHYLTEENKDIIVKNEKSINSIKNLRFRGIS; translated from the exons ATGGGCATAACGTTGGGTCCACATAGACTATGGACGCACAAGACGTACAAAGCGAAATTACCTTTGCAGTTTGTACTAGTGATATTAGCCACAATGCCTTTTCAG GGATCCGTGATTCATTGGAGCCGCGATCATCGCTTGCACCACAAGTACAGTGACACGGACGTGGATCCTCACAACGCAAGGAGAGGCTTCTTCTTCTCTCACATCGGCTGGCTGCTGGTCAAGAAACAACCTCAAGTGATAGCCCAGGGTCGTTCCATAGATATGAGTGATTTACAGAACCACCCACTGTTGAGCTTTCAACATCg gtACTATATACCTTTGGCGCTCTTCTTCTGCTTTTTCTTACCGAGTACCTTACCACTGCTGTGGGGCGAGAAACTTTGGTCTGCATTCTTTGTCGCCGGGATGTTGCGTTTAGTCCTTTCACAACACGCGACATTTTTGATAAACTCTGCAGCACATACTTGGGGAGTAAAGCCTTACGACAAAGGTATTCTACCAGCGGAACATAAACTGATTGCAATATTGACAACAGGAGAAGGATTACACAACTTCCATCACACGTTTCCATGGGACTACAGAGCCGGCGAGCTGGGTGGTTATTGGACCAACCCTACTTGGTTAGTCTTAGACCTATTGTCAAAAGTTGGCTTGGCTTACGATTTTAAAACTGTATCAGCTGAAATGATCGAGAAACGCGTCAAAAGAACTGGTGACGGTTCACATCCAGGATGGGCTTTAGAACATTATTTAACAGAAGAAAACAAAGACATTATAGTTAAGAATGAGAAATCAATTAACAGTATTAAAAACTTACGTTTTAGAGGTATTTCTTGA
- the LOC142987846 gene encoding acyl-CoA Delta(11) desaturase-like, with protein sequence MDETSDSLISTGVDGKPLSKLKWEIEWRNATPLILLNLSIPYGFYVLFTDTMWQTFVFSCFVYISSLMGITLGPHRLWTHKTYKAKLPLQFVLVILATMPFQGSVIHWSRDHRLHHKYSDTDVDPHNARRGFFFSHIGWLLVKKQPQVIAQGRSIDMSDLQNHPLLSFQHRYYIPLALFFCFFLPSTIPLLWGEKLWSAFFVAGMLRLVLSQHATFLINSAAHTWGVKPYDKGILPAEHKLIAILTTGEGLHNFHHTFPWDYRAGELGGYWTNPTWLVLDLLSKVGLAYDFKTVSAEMIEKRVKRTGDGSHPGWALEHYLTEENKDIIVKNEKSINSIKNLRFRGIS encoded by the exons ATGGATGAAACTAGTGATAGTTTAATATCAACGGGGGTTGATGGGAAACCTTTAAGTAAACTCAAATGGGAGATCGAGTGGAGGAACGCTACTCCCCTAATATTGTTAAACCTCAGTATTCCTTATGGCTTTTATGTTCTGTTTACGGACACTATGTggcaaacttttgtatttt ctTGTTTCGTGTACATATCTTCATTGATGGGCATAACGTTGGGTCCACATAGACTATGGACGCACAAGACGTACAAAGCGAAATTACCTTTGCAGTTTGTACTAGTGATATTAGCCACAATGCCTTTTCAG GGATCCGTGATTCATTGGAGCCGCGATCATCGCTTGCACCACAAGTACAGTGACACGGATGTGGATCCTCACAACGCTAGGAGAGGCTTCTTCTTCTCTCACATCGGCTGGCTGCTGGTCAAGAAACAACCTCAAGTGATAGCCCAGGGTCGCTCCATAGATATGAGTGATTTACAAAACCACCCACTGTTGAGCTTTCAACATcg gTACTATATACCGTTGGCGCTCTTCTTCTGTTTTTTCTTACCGAGTACCATACCACTGCTGTGGGGCGAGAAACTTTGGTCTGCATTCTTTGTCGCCGGGATGTTGCGTTTAGTCCTTTCACAACACGCGACGTTTTTGATAAACTCTGCAGCACATACTTGGGGAGTAAAGCCTTACGACAAAGGTATTCTACCAGCGGAACATAAACTGATTGCAATATTGACAACAGGAGAAGGATTACACAACTTCCATCACACGTTTCCATGGGACTACAGAGCCGGCGAACTGGGTGGTTATTGGACCAACCCTACTTGGTTAGTCTTAGACCTATTGTCAAAAGTTGGCTTGGCCTACGATTTTAAAACCGTATCAGCTGAAATGATCGAGAAACGCGTCAAAAGAACTGGTGACGGTTCTCATCCAGGATGGGCTTTAGAACATTATTTAACAGAAGAAAACAAAGACATCATAGTTAAGAATGAGAAATCAATTAACAGTATTAAAAACTTACGTTTTAGAGgtatttcttaa
- the LOC142987847 gene encoding uncharacterized protein LOC142987847 has translation MEARARGERPDCEEVRRVRSEARADLINRWEEQLSSPAAGRETVEAIRPHLTRWLERRWGVLSYRLVQVLTGHGCFGKYLHQIAGREATPACRAVASFCDSEWESDPQALSAVVAAQ, from the exons ATGGAGGCGCGAGCTCGCGGCGAGAGGCCGGATTGCGAAGAGGTGCGGAGAGTCAGGTCGGAGGCTCGAGCCGACCTGATTAATAGATGGGAGGAGCAGTTGTCGTCCCCCGCCGCTGGCCGAGAAACGGTGGAGGCAATCCGGCCTCACCTCACGCGGTGGTTAGAAAGGAGATGGGGGGTACTGTCGTAccggctggtgcaggtgctTACCGGTCACGGCTGTTTCGgaaagtacctgcaccagattgcgggccgtgAAGCAACCCCGGCCTGCCGGGCGgtggcctccttctgcga TAGCGAGTGGGAGTCGGACCCACAAGCTCTTAGCGCAGTGGTAGCAGCACAGTGA
- the LOC142987848 gene encoding acyl-CoA Delta(11) desaturase-like — protein MDETSDSLISTGVDGKPLSKLKWEIEWRNATPLILLNLSIPYGFYVLFTDTMWQTFVFSCFVYISSLMGITLGPHRLWTHKTYKAKLPLQFVLVILATMPFQGSVIHWSRDHRLHHKYSDTDVDPHNARRGFFFSHIGWLLVKKQPQVIAQGRSIDMSDLQNHPLLSFQHRYYIPLALFFCFFLPSTIPLLWGEKLWSAFFVAGMLRLVLSQHATFLINSAAHTWGVKPYDQGILPAEHKLIAILTTGEGLHNFHHTFPWDYRAGELGGYWTNPTWLVLDLLSKVGLAYDFKTVSAEMIEKRVKRTGDGSHPGWALEHYLTEENKDIIVKNQKSINSIKNLRFRGIS, from the exons ATGGATGAAACTAGTGATAGTTTAATATCAACGGGGGTTGATGGGAAACCTTTAAGTAAACTCAAATGGGAGATAGAGTGGAGGAATGCTACTCCCCTAATATTGTTAAACCTCAGTATACCTTATGGCTTTTATGTTCTCTTTACGGACACTATGTggcaaacttttgtatttt CTTGTTTCGTGTACATATCTTCATTGATGGGCATAACGTTGGGTCCACATAGACTATGGACGCACAAGACGTACAAAGCGAAATTACCTTTGCAATTTGTACTAGTGATATTAGCCACAATGCCTTTTCAG GGATCCGTGATTCATTGGAGCCGCGATCATCGTTTGCACCACAAGTACAGTGACACGGATGTGGATCCTCACAACGCTAGGAGAGGCTTCTTTTTCTCTCACATCGGCTGGCTGCTGGTCAAGAAACAACCTCAAGTGATAGCCCAGGGTCGTTCCATAGATATGAGTGATTTACAGAACCACCCACTGTTGAGCTTTCAACATCg gTACTATATACCGTTGGCGCTCTTCTTCTGTTTTTTCTTACCGAGTACCATACCACTGCTGTGGGGCGAGAAACTTTGGTCTGCATTCTTTGTCGCCGGGATGTTGCGTTTAGTCCTTTCACAACACGCGACGTTTTTGATAAACTCTGCAGCACATACTTGGGGAGTAAAGCCTTACGATCAAGGTATTCTACCAGCGGAACACAAACTGATTGCAATATTGACAACGGGAGAAGGATTACACAACTTCCATCACACGTTTCCATGGGACTACAGAGCCGGCGAACTGGGTGGTTATTGGACAAACCCTACTTGGTTAGTCTTAGACCTATTGTCAAAAGTTGGCTTGGCTTACGATTTTAAAACCGTATCAGCTGAAATGATCGAGAAACGCGTCAAAAGAACTGGTGACGGTTCACATCCAGGATGGGCTTTAGAACATTATTTAACAGAAGAAAACAAAGACATTATAGTTAAGAATCAGAAATCAATTAACAGTATTAAAAACTTACGTTTTAGAGGTATTTCTTGA